One Mugil cephalus isolate CIBA_MC_2020 chromosome 12, CIBA_Mcephalus_1.1, whole genome shotgun sequence DNA segment encodes these proteins:
- the LOC125017508 gene encoding lactase-phlorizin hydrolase-like isoform X1, with amino-acid sequence MKEQLGVLCVYFLCLYGSLSSGAAVNGDPQVLKNSKLDKQDVLLSLNVPVSGNSYQKVWQTFGVQNRVERDAFLTESFPTGFKWATSSESFKVEGAWKAGGKGESIWDHFGHERLAYGNQTADLACDSYNKVDYDLYHLRGLQVNTYQFSISWARIFPSGLRGSQSEKGALYYDKLINALIESGIEPVVTLYHWDLPQALQVNGGWKNTAIIEAFKDYADFCFSRFGDRVKTWNTFSSPWVESYAGYGTGEHAPSIKDYAVSSYQVTHNMLKSHAEAWHVYNDKYRSTQGGKVGIALNSDWVEPDSSKAEDIAAADLYLQFMLGWFAHPIFVNGDYPETLKAQVEKKRSDCTGSVPAVLPVFSSAESQRIKGSADFFGLNHYTSRLVRFSNGECAASPQGVGDFHAHVDPSWPSTASDYIYSVPWGLRRLLNYISKEYLNVKKVPIYITGNGMPTEYSGDSLNDTSRIEYMKSYINEALKAIITDEVDVQRFTVQSLMDGFEGKQGYSQRFGLHYVNFEVPDRPRLPKQSAYFYNQLIKKNGFGSLKSKVFKGVEMPLTHRSAGLPASEVPAKSKVVFEKFSRQSKFERSIYHYGSFPQGFSWGVSTSAYQIEGGWNADGKGPSVWDVYTHTPGSVAGDANGDVACDSYNRLDEDLYMLRAMEVKSYRFSLSWSRIFPNGNRSSLNQKGVDYYNRLIDGLLESKITPMVTLYHWDLPQALQDIGGWENVQLIDIFNDYSDFCFATFGDRVKFWMTFNQPHTIAWSGYGIGEIPPNVKQPGTAPYRVAHNLIKAHAEAYHTYNDKYRNSQRGLVSIALNADWVEPRDVNDIREVATADRALQFQLGWFAHPIFKNGDYPEIMKWQVANKSDLLELPQSRLPSFTEEEKKFIKGTADMFCINHYTTKIGSHSTAPFDPPSYESDWDVSLAEEASSPGTAYMYQRAVSWGLRRLLNWIREEYGDPDIYITENGVPTPYPTTWDDIERMFYYKTYVDEALKASQVDGVKVKGYVATTLMDSLEWRNGYNFRFGLHQVDFSNPNRPRSPKFSAILYHNIMKDNGFPNNLEEKIYGHFPKDFIWSSATAAYQIEGAWTGDGKGLSIWDTFCHTPGKIRNHDTGDLACDSYNRIEDDIKILKHLKVSHYRLSVSWPRVLPDGTTKHINEAGINYYQRVLDALLAANIEPCVTLYHWDLPQALEDIGGWENETVVDRFKEYSDLMFSRLGPKVKVWITINEPFNVAYIGYGQGGMAPGISDRPGTLPYIVAHNLIKAHAEAWHVYNDKYRAQQKGIISISVNSDWTEPRNPYKQEDIDAAERVLQFFIGWFAHPIFKGDYPELMRTIIRERSLASGLPKSRLPEFTPEEIKRINGTYDYFGFNHYTSVLAFNVDHGNNVHYEADKGAAQMSDRTWLEAGSDWLRVAPFGFRRILRFIKEEYGNPPLLVTENGVSERGPVDLNDTHRIYYYDKYINEALKAYLLDGVNLIGYTAWSMMDNLEWGAGYTETFGLFYVNRSDPALPRVPKASASFYVNMIKCNGFPDPALGPHECLNPDTGETTTKPTTTTTVKPQTGRTTTKPTTTTTVKPQTGGTTTKPTTTTTVKPQTGGTTKPPTTVTTITTVKPETGATSEPVTETGVWFLGMKLSAAAAEAGLNTTFALLVVAVVGVLGLSLLVFKTLKKSKKKQDKDSIHLEKRF; translated from the exons ATGAAGGAGCAGTTgggggttttgtgtgtgtactttttgtgtttgtatggaaGTCTGAGCAGTGGAGCAGCAGTGAATGGAGATCCACAAG TCCTGAAGAACAGCAAGCTGGACAAGCAGGATGTTCTACTCAG TCTGAATGTTCCAGTGTCTGGAAACAGTTATCAGAAAGTCTGGCAGACCTTTGGGGTCCAGAACAGAGTGGAACGAGATGCTTTCCTTACTGAATCATTCCCCACTGGATTCAAATGGGCCACCTCAAGTGAGTCCTTCAAGGTTGAAGGTGCCTGGAAAGCAGGTGGGAAGGGAGAGTCCATCTGGGACCATTTCGGCCATGAAAGGCTAGCCTATGGGAATCAGACGGCTGACTTAGCTTGTGACAGTTACAACAAGGTGGACTACGATCTCTACCACCTGCGAGGTCTTCAAGTCAACACCTACCAGTTTTCCATCTCCTGGGCCCGTATTTTCCCTTCAGGCCTCCGGGGCAGTCAATCAGAGAAAGGGGCTCTCTACTATGACAAGCTGATCAATGCTCTCATTGAATCTGGCATAGAACCTGTTGTCACTCTCTACCACTGGGATCTGCCTCAGGCTCTCCAGGTCAACGGTGGATGGAAAAACACTGCCATCATTGAAGCCTTCAAAGACTATGCAGACTTCTGCTTCTCCAGATTTGGAGACAGGGTCAAGACCTGGAACACATTCAGCAGCCCTTGGGTGGAGAGTTATGCTGGGTATGGCACTGGTGAGCATGCCCCTAGCATAAAGGATTATGCTGTTTCTTCTTATCAG GTCACTCACAATATGCTTAAGTCCCATGCTGAGGCCTGGCATGTCTACAATGACAAGTATAGAAGCACTCAAGGCGGGAAAGTGGGCATTGCACTGAACTCTGACTGGGTTGAGCCAGACTCCTCTAAAGCTGAAGACATAGCAGCTGCTGATCTCTACCTGCAGTTCATGCTGGGCTGGTTTGCACATCCCATATTTGTAAATGGAGATTATCCTGAAACCCTCAAAGCGCaggttgaaaagaaaagaagtgactGTACAGGCTCTGTCCCTGCCGTCCTTCCAGTTTTTAGCTCCGCAGAGAGTCAGAGGATAAAGGGTTCTGCTGACTTTTTTGGGTTAAACCATTATACTTCTCGTTTGGTCAGATTCAGTAATGGTGAGTGTGCTGCTAGTCCTCAGGGAGTTGGTGACTTCCACGCACATGTGGACCCCTCATGGCCTTCTACAGCTTCTGACTATATCTATTCTGTACCATGGGGACTTAGAAGGCTCCTAAACTACATTTCCAAAGAATATCTAAATGTTAAGAAAGTCCCTATTTACATAACTGGGAATGGGATGCCAACAGAATACAGTGGGGACAGCCTGAATGACACCAGCAGAATTGAGTACATGAAGAGTTACATCAATGAGGCCCTGAAAG CAATTATCACTGATGAAGTGGATGTTCAGCGATTCACAGTGCAGTCACTCATGGATGGATTTGAAGGAAAACAAGGCTACAGCCAGAGATTTGGTCTTCACTATGTCAACTTTGAAGTTCCAGACAGACCAAGACTCCCAAAGCAATCAGCCTATTTCTACAACCAGCTGATCaagaaaaatggttttggttcaCTCAAATCTAAAGTTTTCAAAGGGGTAGAAATGCCACTTACCCACCGTTCAGCAGGTTTACCAGCATCAGAGGTTCCAGCTAAATCAAAGGTTGTCTTCGAGAAATTCTCACGCCAGTCAAAATTTGAGAGATCAATCTATCACTATGGCAGTTTCCCACAAGGCTTCAGTTGGGGAGTTTCAACTTCAGCCTATCAAATTGAAGGTGGATGGAACGCAGATGGGAAGGGGCCCAGTGTCTGGGATGTCTACACTCACACACCTGGCAGTGTTGctggtgatgctaatggagatgtAGCCTGTGATAGTTACAACAGACTTGATGAAGACCTGTACATGCTGCGAGCTATGGAGGTGAAGTCTTACAGATTCTCTTTATCCTGGTCCAGGATCTTTCCTAATGGTAACCGTTCCTCCCTGAACCAGAAAGGTGTTGACTACTACAATAGACTCATTGATGGCCTCTTAGAATCCAAAATCACCCCCATGGTGACACTTTATCACTGGGACCTCCCACAGGCTTTGCAAGACATTGGTGGATGGGAAAATGTTCAAttgattgacatttttaatgactATAGTGACTTCTGCTTCGCTACGTTTGGCGACAGAGTGAAATTTTGGATGACCTTCAACCAGCCTCACACAATTGCGTGGTCAGGTTATGGAATTGGAGAGATCCCACCAAATGTTAAACAACCAGGCACTGCTCCGTACAGAGTTGCACACAACCTGATCAAAGCGCATGCCGAGGCCTACCATACGTACAATGACAAGTATCGCAATTCCCAACGTGGTTTGGTTTCCATTGCCCTCAATGCTGATTGGGTTGAACCTAGAGATGTCAATGATATCCGAGAAGTGGCGACTGCTGACCGTGCATTACAGTTCCAACTGGGTTGGTTTGCACACCCCATTTTCAAGAATGGTGACTATCCTGAgataatgaagtggcaagttgCAAACAAAAGTGACCTACTCGAACTTCCACAGTCAAGGCTACCTTCCTTCactgaagaagagaagaaattcATCAAGGGAACTGCTGACATGTTCTGTATAAATCATTACACAACAAAGATAGGAAGCCACAGTACAGCTCCATTTGACCCTCCGTCCTATGAATCTGACTGGGATGTTTCACTAGCAGAAGAGGCCAGTTCACCAGGTACAGCCTATATGTACCAGAGAGCTGTATCGTGGGGCTTGAGAAGACTCCTTAACTGGATCAGAGAAGAGTATGGAGATCCAGACATTTACATTACTGAGAACGGAGTGCCTACACCCTATCCGACCACTTGGGATGATATTGAAAGAATGTTTTATTACAAGACCTATGTCGACGAGGCTCTCAAAG cctctCAAGTTGATGGTGTGAAGGTGAAAGGCTACGTGGCAACAACACTAATGGATTCTTTGGAGTGGCGGAATGGATACAACTTTAGATTTGGGCTGCACCAAGTGGACTTCAGTAACCCAAACCGGCCAAGGTCACCCAAGTTCTCTGCTATTTTATACCACAACATCATGAAAGATAACGGTTTCCCTAACAATTTAGAGGAGAAGATTTATGGACATTTCCCAAAAGATTTCATTTGGAGTTCTGCTACAGCTGCATACCAG ATTGAAGGGGCTTGGACAGGAGATGGAAAAGGTCTCAGCATCTGGGATACGTTTTGTCACACTCCAGGGAAAATTAGAAATCATGACACTGGGGACTTGGCCTGCGACAGTTACAATAGAATAGAAGATGATATTAAGATATTGAAGCATCTTAAGGTGTCCCATTATCGTCTCTCCGTATCCTGGCCAAGGGTACTTCCTGATGGCACCACCAAACACATTAATGAGGCTGGAATCAACTACTACCAAAGAGTGTTGGATGCTTTGCTTGCTGCAAATATCGAGCCATGT GTCACCCTGTACCATTGGGACCTTCCGCAAGCTCTGGAAGATATTGGGGGCTGGGAGAATGAGACTGTTGTTGACAGATTCAAGGAATATTCTGACCTAATGTTTAGCCGTCTGGGCCCCAAAGTGAAAGTTTGGATCACCATAAATGAGCCGTTCAATGTAGCTTATATTGGTTATGGCCAGGGAGGTATGGCCCCAG GGATCAGTGACCGTCCAGGCACTCTGCCCTACATTGTTGCTCACAACCTTATTAAAGCACATGCTGAGGCTTGGCATGTCTACAATGACAAATACCGGGCCCAACAAAAAGGCATTATCTCCATTTCCGTTAACTCTGACTGGACAGAACCCAGAAATCCCTATAAGCAGGAAGATATTGATGCAGCAGAACGTGTACTGCAG ttcttCATTGGGTGGTTTGCTCATCCCATATTTAAAGGTGACTACCCTGAGTTGATGAGGACAATCATCCGAGAGCGAAGTCTGGCATCTGGTCTACCAAAATCTCG ACTGCCTGAGTTTACTCCAGAGGAGATCAAGAGAATTAACGGCACCTATGATTATTTTGGATTCAACCACTACACCAGTGTCCTGGCATTCAATGTGGACCATGGAAACAATGTGCACTACGAAGCAGACAA GGGTGCAGCGCAAATGTCTGATCGTACCTGGTTGGAAGCAGGCTCAGACTGGCTGAGAGTTGCACCATTTGGATTCCGTAGGATACTGAGGTTCATCAAGGAAGAGTATGGAAATCCACCACTCCTTGTAACAGAGAATGGAGTGTCAGAGCGTGGCCCTGTTGACCTAAATGATACTCACAGGATCTACTACTATGACAAGTACATCAACGAGGCACTGAAAG CTTACTTGCTGGATGGAGTGAATCTTATTGGTTACACTGCTTGGTCAATGATGGACAACTTGGAGTGGGGCGCTGGCTATACAGAAACATTTGGCCTTTTCTACGTCAACCGCTCAGACCCTGCACTTCCTCGAGTGCCCAAGGCCTCTGCATCGTTTTATGTCAACATGATAAAATGCAACGGATTCCCAGACCCTGCCCTAGGACCCCATGAGTGCTTGAACCCTGACACTGGAG AAACAACAACTAAGCCAACGACTACCACCACTGTGAAACCTCAGACTGGAA GAACAACAACTAAGCCAACGACTACCACCACTGTGAAACCTCAGACTGGAG GAACAACAACTAAGCCAACGACTACCACCACTGTGAAACCTCAGACTGGAG GAACAACTAAGCCACCAACCACTGTGACCACTATCACCACTGTGAAACCTGAGACTGGAG CAACAAGCGAACCAGTCACTGAAACTGGCGTGTGGTTCCTGGGTATGAAGCTCTCTGCCGCCGCTGCCGAGGCTGGGCTCAACACCACATTTGCTCTACTGGTTGTCGCAGTGGTGGGAGTCCTAGGTTTATCCTTGCTCGTctttaagacattaaaaaaatctaagaaaaaGCAGGATAAGGACAGTATACACCTGGAGAAAAGATTCTAA
- the LOC125017508 gene encoding lactase-phlorizin hydrolase-like isoform X3 has translation MKEQLGVLCVYFLCLYGSLSSGAAVNGDPQVLKNSKLDKQDVLLSLNVPVSGNSYQKVWQTFGVQNRVERDAFLTESFPTGFKWATSSESFKVEGAWKAGGKGESIWDHFGHERLAYGNQTADLACDSYNKVDYDLYHLRGLQVNTYQFSISWARIFPSGLRGSQSEKGALYYDKLINALIESGIEPVVTLYHWDLPQALQVNGGWKNTAIIEAFKDYADFCFSRFGDRVKTWNTFSSPWVESYAGYGTGEHAPSIKDYAVSSYQVTHNMLKSHAEAWHVYNDKYRSTQGGKVGIALNSDWVEPDSSKAEDIAAADLYLQFMLGWFAHPIFVNGDYPETLKAQVEKKRSDCTGSVPAVLPVFSSAESQRIKGSADFFGLNHYTSRLVRFSNGECAASPQGVGDFHAHVDPSWPSTASDYIYSVPWGLRRLLNYISKEYLNVKKVPIYITGNGMPTEYSGDSLNDTSRIEYMKSYINEALKAIITDEVDVQRFTVQSLMDGFEGKQGYSQRFGLHYVNFEVPDRPRLPKQSAYFYNQLIKKNGFGSLKSKVFKGVEMPLTHRSAGLPASEVPAKSKVVFEKFSRQSKFERSIYHYGSFPQGFSWGVSTSAYQIEGGWNADGKGPSVWDVYTHTPGSVAGDANGDVACDSYNRLDEDLYMLRAMEVKSYRFSLSWSRIFPNGNRSSLNQKGVDYYNRLIDGLLESKITPMVTLYHWDLPQALQDIGGWENVQLIDIFNDYSDFCFATFGDRVKFWMTFNQPHTIAWSGYGIGEIPPNVKQPGTAPYRVAHNLIKAHAEAYHTYNDKYRNSQRGLVSIALNADWVEPRDVNDIREVATADRALQFQLGWFAHPIFKNGDYPEIMKWQVANKSDLLELPQSRLPSFTEEEKKFIKGTADMFCINHYTTKIGSHSTAPFDPPSYESDWDVSLAEEASSPGTAYMYQRAVSWGLRRLLNWIREEYGDPDIYITENGVPTPYPTTWDDIERMFYYKTYVDEALKASQVDGVKVKGYVATTLMDSLEWRNGYNFRFGLHQVDFSNPNRPRSPKFSAILYHNIMKDNGFPNNLEEKIYGHFPKDFIWSSATAAYQIEGAWTGDGKGLSIWDTFCHTPGKIRNHDTGDLACDSYNRIEDDIKILKHLKVSHYRLSVSWPRVLPDGTTKHINEAGINYYQRVLDALLAANIEPCVTLYHWDLPQALEDIGGWENETVVDRFKEYSDLMFSRLGPKVKVWITINEPFNVAYIGYGQGGMAPGISDRPGTLPYIVAHNLIKAHAEAWHVYNDKYRAQQKGIISISVNSDWTEPRNPYKQEDIDAAERVLQFFIGWFAHPIFKGDYPELMRTIIRERSLASGLPKSRLPEFTPEEIKRINGTYDYFGFNHYTSVLAFNVDHGNNVHYEADKGAAQMSDRTWLEAGSDWLRVAPFGFRRILRFIKEEYGNPPLLVTENGVSERGPVDLNDTHRIYYYDKYINEALKAYLLDGVNLIGYTAWSMMDNLEWGAGYTETFGLFYVNRSDPALPRVPKASASFYVNMIKCNGFPDPALGPHECLNPDTGETTTKPTTTTTVKPQTGRTTTKPTTTTTVKPQTGGTTKPPTTVTTITTVKPETGATSEPVTETGVWFLGMKLSAAAAEAGLNTTFALLVVAVVGVLGLSLLVFKTLKKSKKKQDKDSIHLEKRF, from the exons ATGAAGGAGCAGTTgggggttttgtgtgtgtactttttgtgtttgtatggaaGTCTGAGCAGTGGAGCAGCAGTGAATGGAGATCCACAAG TCCTGAAGAACAGCAAGCTGGACAAGCAGGATGTTCTACTCAG TCTGAATGTTCCAGTGTCTGGAAACAGTTATCAGAAAGTCTGGCAGACCTTTGGGGTCCAGAACAGAGTGGAACGAGATGCTTTCCTTACTGAATCATTCCCCACTGGATTCAAATGGGCCACCTCAAGTGAGTCCTTCAAGGTTGAAGGTGCCTGGAAAGCAGGTGGGAAGGGAGAGTCCATCTGGGACCATTTCGGCCATGAAAGGCTAGCCTATGGGAATCAGACGGCTGACTTAGCTTGTGACAGTTACAACAAGGTGGACTACGATCTCTACCACCTGCGAGGTCTTCAAGTCAACACCTACCAGTTTTCCATCTCCTGGGCCCGTATTTTCCCTTCAGGCCTCCGGGGCAGTCAATCAGAGAAAGGGGCTCTCTACTATGACAAGCTGATCAATGCTCTCATTGAATCTGGCATAGAACCTGTTGTCACTCTCTACCACTGGGATCTGCCTCAGGCTCTCCAGGTCAACGGTGGATGGAAAAACACTGCCATCATTGAAGCCTTCAAAGACTATGCAGACTTCTGCTTCTCCAGATTTGGAGACAGGGTCAAGACCTGGAACACATTCAGCAGCCCTTGGGTGGAGAGTTATGCTGGGTATGGCACTGGTGAGCATGCCCCTAGCATAAAGGATTATGCTGTTTCTTCTTATCAG GTCACTCACAATATGCTTAAGTCCCATGCTGAGGCCTGGCATGTCTACAATGACAAGTATAGAAGCACTCAAGGCGGGAAAGTGGGCATTGCACTGAACTCTGACTGGGTTGAGCCAGACTCCTCTAAAGCTGAAGACATAGCAGCTGCTGATCTCTACCTGCAGTTCATGCTGGGCTGGTTTGCACATCCCATATTTGTAAATGGAGATTATCCTGAAACCCTCAAAGCGCaggttgaaaagaaaagaagtgactGTACAGGCTCTGTCCCTGCCGTCCTTCCAGTTTTTAGCTCCGCAGAGAGTCAGAGGATAAAGGGTTCTGCTGACTTTTTTGGGTTAAACCATTATACTTCTCGTTTGGTCAGATTCAGTAATGGTGAGTGTGCTGCTAGTCCTCAGGGAGTTGGTGACTTCCACGCACATGTGGACCCCTCATGGCCTTCTACAGCTTCTGACTATATCTATTCTGTACCATGGGGACTTAGAAGGCTCCTAAACTACATTTCCAAAGAATATCTAAATGTTAAGAAAGTCCCTATTTACATAACTGGGAATGGGATGCCAACAGAATACAGTGGGGACAGCCTGAATGACACCAGCAGAATTGAGTACATGAAGAGTTACATCAATGAGGCCCTGAAAG CAATTATCACTGATGAAGTGGATGTTCAGCGATTCACAGTGCAGTCACTCATGGATGGATTTGAAGGAAAACAAGGCTACAGCCAGAGATTTGGTCTTCACTATGTCAACTTTGAAGTTCCAGACAGACCAAGACTCCCAAAGCAATCAGCCTATTTCTACAACCAGCTGATCaagaaaaatggttttggttcaCTCAAATCTAAAGTTTTCAAAGGGGTAGAAATGCCACTTACCCACCGTTCAGCAGGTTTACCAGCATCAGAGGTTCCAGCTAAATCAAAGGTTGTCTTCGAGAAATTCTCACGCCAGTCAAAATTTGAGAGATCAATCTATCACTATGGCAGTTTCCCACAAGGCTTCAGTTGGGGAGTTTCAACTTCAGCCTATCAAATTGAAGGTGGATGGAACGCAGATGGGAAGGGGCCCAGTGTCTGGGATGTCTACACTCACACACCTGGCAGTGTTGctggtgatgctaatggagatgtAGCCTGTGATAGTTACAACAGACTTGATGAAGACCTGTACATGCTGCGAGCTATGGAGGTGAAGTCTTACAGATTCTCTTTATCCTGGTCCAGGATCTTTCCTAATGGTAACCGTTCCTCCCTGAACCAGAAAGGTGTTGACTACTACAATAGACTCATTGATGGCCTCTTAGAATCCAAAATCACCCCCATGGTGACACTTTATCACTGGGACCTCCCACAGGCTTTGCAAGACATTGGTGGATGGGAAAATGTTCAAttgattgacatttttaatgactATAGTGACTTCTGCTTCGCTACGTTTGGCGACAGAGTGAAATTTTGGATGACCTTCAACCAGCCTCACACAATTGCGTGGTCAGGTTATGGAATTGGAGAGATCCCACCAAATGTTAAACAACCAGGCACTGCTCCGTACAGAGTTGCACACAACCTGATCAAAGCGCATGCCGAGGCCTACCATACGTACAATGACAAGTATCGCAATTCCCAACGTGGTTTGGTTTCCATTGCCCTCAATGCTGATTGGGTTGAACCTAGAGATGTCAATGATATCCGAGAAGTGGCGACTGCTGACCGTGCATTACAGTTCCAACTGGGTTGGTTTGCACACCCCATTTTCAAGAATGGTGACTATCCTGAgataatgaagtggcaagttgCAAACAAAAGTGACCTACTCGAACTTCCACAGTCAAGGCTACCTTCCTTCactgaagaagagaagaaattcATCAAGGGAACTGCTGACATGTTCTGTATAAATCATTACACAACAAAGATAGGAAGCCACAGTACAGCTCCATTTGACCCTCCGTCCTATGAATCTGACTGGGATGTTTCACTAGCAGAAGAGGCCAGTTCACCAGGTACAGCCTATATGTACCAGAGAGCTGTATCGTGGGGCTTGAGAAGACTCCTTAACTGGATCAGAGAAGAGTATGGAGATCCAGACATTTACATTACTGAGAACGGAGTGCCTACACCCTATCCGACCACTTGGGATGATATTGAAAGAATGTTTTATTACAAGACCTATGTCGACGAGGCTCTCAAAG cctctCAAGTTGATGGTGTGAAGGTGAAAGGCTACGTGGCAACAACACTAATGGATTCTTTGGAGTGGCGGAATGGATACAACTTTAGATTTGGGCTGCACCAAGTGGACTTCAGTAACCCAAACCGGCCAAGGTCACCCAAGTTCTCTGCTATTTTATACCACAACATCATGAAAGATAACGGTTTCCCTAACAATTTAGAGGAGAAGATTTATGGACATTTCCCAAAAGATTTCATTTGGAGTTCTGCTACAGCTGCATACCAG ATTGAAGGGGCTTGGACAGGAGATGGAAAAGGTCTCAGCATCTGGGATACGTTTTGTCACACTCCAGGGAAAATTAGAAATCATGACACTGGGGACTTGGCCTGCGACAGTTACAATAGAATAGAAGATGATATTAAGATATTGAAGCATCTTAAGGTGTCCCATTATCGTCTCTCCGTATCCTGGCCAAGGGTACTTCCTGATGGCACCACCAAACACATTAATGAGGCTGGAATCAACTACTACCAAAGAGTGTTGGATGCTTTGCTTGCTGCAAATATCGAGCCATGT GTCACCCTGTACCATTGGGACCTTCCGCAAGCTCTGGAAGATATTGGGGGCTGGGAGAATGAGACTGTTGTTGACAGATTCAAGGAATATTCTGACCTAATGTTTAGCCGTCTGGGCCCCAAAGTGAAAGTTTGGATCACCATAAATGAGCCGTTCAATGTAGCTTATATTGGTTATGGCCAGGGAGGTATGGCCCCAG GGATCAGTGACCGTCCAGGCACTCTGCCCTACATTGTTGCTCACAACCTTATTAAAGCACATGCTGAGGCTTGGCATGTCTACAATGACAAATACCGGGCCCAACAAAAAGGCATTATCTCCATTTCCGTTAACTCTGACTGGACAGAACCCAGAAATCCCTATAAGCAGGAAGATATTGATGCAGCAGAACGTGTACTGCAG ttcttCATTGGGTGGTTTGCTCATCCCATATTTAAAGGTGACTACCCTGAGTTGATGAGGACAATCATCCGAGAGCGAAGTCTGGCATCTGGTCTACCAAAATCTCG ACTGCCTGAGTTTACTCCAGAGGAGATCAAGAGAATTAACGGCACCTATGATTATTTTGGATTCAACCACTACACCAGTGTCCTGGCATTCAATGTGGACCATGGAAACAATGTGCACTACGAAGCAGACAA GGGTGCAGCGCAAATGTCTGATCGTACCTGGTTGGAAGCAGGCTCAGACTGGCTGAGAGTTGCACCATTTGGATTCCGTAGGATACTGAGGTTCATCAAGGAAGAGTATGGAAATCCACCACTCCTTGTAACAGAGAATGGAGTGTCAGAGCGTGGCCCTGTTGACCTAAATGATACTCACAGGATCTACTACTATGACAAGTACATCAACGAGGCACTGAAAG CTTACTTGCTGGATGGAGTGAATCTTATTGGTTACACTGCTTGGTCAATGATGGACAACTTGGAGTGGGGCGCTGGCTATACAGAAACATTTGGCCTTTTCTACGTCAACCGCTCAGACCCTGCACTTCCTCGAGTGCCCAAGGCCTCTGCATCGTTTTATGTCAACATGATAAAATGCAACGGATTCCCAGACCCTGCCCTAGGACCCCATGAGTGCTTGAACCCTGACACTGGAG AAACAACAACTAAGCCAACGACTACCACCACTGTGAAACCTCAGACTGGAA GAACAACAACTAAGCCAACGACTACCACCACTGTGAAACCTCAGACTGGAG GAACAACTAAGCCACCAACCACTGTGACCACTATCACCACTGTGAAACCTGAGACTGGAG CAACAAGCGAACCAGTCACTGAAACTGGCGTGTGGTTCCTGGGTATGAAGCTCTCTGCCGCCGCTGCCGAGGCTGGGCTCAACACCACATTTGCTCTACTGGTTGTCGCAGTGGTGGGAGTCCTAGGTTTATCCTTGCTCGTctttaagacattaaaaaaatctaagaaaaaGCAGGATAAGGACAGTATACACCTGGAGAAAAGATTCTAA